A region of Streptomyces sp. WMMC500 DNA encodes the following proteins:
- a CDS encoding amino acid ABC transporter permease has protein sequence MTRRQRVRLARGAQYGALLAAAVAVGLLADWGEVKDAFFNLDVAQDQFPDVITTALVNTVTYTTLGFVFGLGLGLVLALMKLSSVPPNRWLATGYIELFRGVPALLVFIALGYGVPLAFQVNINLLVTTMLALGLVGAAYMAETIRAGIQAVPKGQVEAARSLGMSQTRAMVTIVIPQAFRIVLPPLTNELILLTKDSSLVYVLGLTVDEQELTKFGRDALNDNLSLTPILVAGLCYLIITIPLGHLVRRLEAKAAKAR, from the coding sequence CTGACGCGGCGTCAGCGGGTGAGGCTGGCCCGCGGCGCGCAGTACGGGGCGCTGCTCGCGGCGGCCGTCGCGGTCGGCCTGCTGGCCGACTGGGGCGAGGTCAAGGACGCGTTCTTCAACCTCGACGTCGCGCAGGACCAGTTCCCCGACGTCATCACCACCGCGCTCGTCAACACCGTCACGTACACGACGCTCGGCTTCGTCTTCGGGCTGGGACTCGGGCTGGTGCTGGCGCTGATGAAGCTGTCGTCCGTGCCGCCGAACCGGTGGCTGGCGACGGGGTACATCGAGCTCTTCCGCGGCGTGCCCGCGCTGCTGGTGTTCATCGCCCTCGGCTACGGCGTGCCGCTGGCCTTCCAGGTGAACATCAACCTGCTCGTCACCACGATGCTCGCCCTCGGCCTGGTCGGCGCCGCGTACATGGCGGAGACCATCCGCGCGGGCATCCAGGCCGTGCCGAAGGGGCAGGTGGAGGCGGCCAGGTCGCTGGGCATGTCGCAGACGCGGGCGATGGTCACGATCGTCATCCCGCAGGCGTTCCGGATCGTGCTGCCGCCGCTGACGAACGAGCTGATCCTGCTGACGAAGGACTCCTCCCTCGTCTACGTGCTGGGGCTGACGGTGGACGAGCAGGAGCTGACGAAGTTCGGGCGCGACGCGCTCAACGACAACCTGAGCCTGACGCCGATCCTCGTCGCGGGGCTGTGCTACCTCATCATCACCATCCCCCTCGGGCACCTCGTCCGGCGGCTAGAGGCGAAGGCGGCGAAGGCCAGGTGA
- a CDS encoding basic amino acid ABC transporter substrate-binding protein encodes MSYRPPLPLIAVGAAALLLAGCSSTEKSGQSGDVSLVEDGKLLNCTGLPYEPFEYKDKKSGDIVGFDIELIDLVAKELDVEQEVIDTPFEGIESGAVFASNKCDLSAAGMTITEERQKKFAFSDPYFDATQALATKKGSGLDSLEALQGKRLGVQMDTTGQMYAEENAEGAEVKDYEDLGLQLQALEGGQIQAAINDNGVLYDWVKDRPDFEVSTEFDTGEQYGIGVGKDNEELLKVIDDVLAKAKDDGTYDEIYQKWFGEAPQ; translated from the coding sequence GTGTCGTACCGCCCCCCGCTGCCGCTCATAGCCGTCGGTGCGGCGGCCCTGCTCCTCGCCGGGTGCAGCAGCACCGAGAAGTCCGGGCAGAGCGGCGACGTGTCGCTCGTCGAGGACGGCAAGCTGCTCAACTGCACCGGACTGCCGTACGAGCCGTTCGAGTACAAGGACAAGAAGAGCGGCGACATCGTCGGCTTCGACATCGAGCTGATCGATCTCGTCGCGAAGGAGCTGGACGTCGAGCAGGAAGTCATCGACACGCCCTTCGAAGGCATCGAGTCCGGCGCGGTGTTCGCCTCCAACAAGTGCGACCTGTCCGCGGCCGGCATGACCATCACGGAGGAGCGGCAGAAGAAGTTCGCCTTCTCCGACCCGTACTTCGACGCCACCCAGGCGCTGGCGACGAAGAAGGGCTCCGGCCTCGACTCGCTGGAGGCGCTGCAGGGCAAGCGGCTCGGCGTGCAGATGGACACCACGGGCCAGATGTACGCGGAGGAGAACGCGGAGGGCGCCGAGGTCAAGGACTACGAGGACCTCGGGCTGCAGTTGCAGGCGCTGGAGGGCGGGCAGATCCAGGCGGCGATCAACGACAACGGCGTGCTCTACGACTGGGTCAAGGACCGCCCGGACTTCGAGGTCTCCACCGAGTTCGACACCGGCGAGCAGTACGGCATCGGCGTCGGCAAGGACAACGAGGAACTGCTGAAGGTGATCGACGACGTCCTCGCGAAGGCGAAGGACGACGGCACCTACGACGAGATCTACCAGAAGTGGTTCGGCGAGGCGCCCCAGTGA
- a CDS encoding citrate synthase family protein — MDELSTREAAERLGVKPETVYAYVSRGLLSSRKAPGGRGSRFDAREVDALARRHRRPHAVAQDTETPAGTPVRTGITLIERDRYFFRGVDATALAAAYGYEEVADWLWTGRLTPGVRFTAPPELLAAATAAVAALPAHAGPVDRLRAAAVAAAAADPLRFDLADDAVRATARGLVATMATALPPAGPAHAPSAPVARRLWARLTALPPDAGFVRCLDTALTLLIDHDLAASTLATRVAASARAHPYAVVTTGLGALDGPLHGAASGLAHRMLAEALARGSAAAVVSDHLRGGRRVPGLGHRLYAGEDPRAEALFALLERIPRAAAALAAAREVAEITARHVSVRPNVDLALAVLSVSADMPAEAGETVFAVARTAGWIAHALEEYAERPLRMRPSGRYTGPPPEQPLP, encoded by the coding sequence GTGGACGAACTGAGCACGCGCGAGGCGGCCGAGCGGCTGGGCGTGAAGCCCGAGACGGTCTACGCCTACGTCAGCCGGGGCCTGCTGAGCAGCCGCAAGGCGCCCGGCGGCCGCGGCAGCCGGTTCGACGCCCGGGAGGTCGACGCGCTGGCCCGCCGGCACCGCCGGCCGCACGCCGTCGCGCAGGACACCGAGACCCCGGCCGGCACCCCGGTCCGCACGGGCATCACCCTCATCGAGCGCGACCGCTACTTCTTCCGCGGCGTCGACGCCACCGCGCTGGCCGCCGCGTACGGCTACGAGGAGGTCGCCGACTGGCTGTGGACCGGCCGGCTCACCCCCGGCGTCCGCTTCACCGCCCCGCCCGAGCTGCTGGCCGCCGCCACCGCCGCCGTCGCCGCGCTCCCCGCCCACGCCGGCCCCGTCGACCGGCTGCGCGCCGCCGCGGTCGCCGCCGCCGCGGCCGACCCGCTGCGCTTCGACCTCGCCGACGACGCCGTCCGCGCCACCGCCCGCGGCCTGGTCGCCACCATGGCCACCGCGCTCCCCCCGGCCGGCCCCGCGCACGCCCCGTCCGCGCCCGTGGCCCGCCGGCTGTGGGCGCGGCTGACGGCGCTGCCGCCCGACGCCGGTTTCGTACGCTGCCTGGACACCGCCCTCACCCTGCTCATCGACCACGACCTGGCGGCCTCCACGCTCGCCACCCGCGTCGCCGCATCAGCCCGCGCGCACCCGTACGCCGTCGTCACCACCGGACTCGGCGCCCTCGACGGCCCGCTGCACGGCGCCGCGAGCGGCCTCGCGCACCGGATGCTCGCCGAGGCGCTCGCGCGCGGCAGCGCCGCCGCCGTCGTCTCCGACCACCTGCGCGGCGGGCGCCGCGTCCCCGGTCTCGGCCACCGGCTGTACGCGGGCGAGGACCCGCGCGCCGAGGCGCTGTTCGCGCTGCTGGAGCGGATCCCGCGGGCCGCCGCGGCGCTGGCCGCCGCCCGCGAGGTCGCCGAGATCACCGCGCGGCACGTGTCCGTACGGCCGAACGTCGACCTGGCGCTGGCCGTGCTGTCGGTGTCCGCGGACATGCCGGCGGAGGCGGGCGAGACGGTGTTCGCCGTGGCCCGCACGGCAGGCTGGATCGCGCACGCGCTGGAGGAGTACGCCGAGCGCCCCCTGCGCATGCGTCCGAGCGGCCGTTACACCGGTCCGCCCCCCGAACAACCCCTCCCATAG
- a CDS encoding citrate synthase/methylcitrate synthase has translation MATPRADAPAPAPRGLSGVVVTETRLGDVRGREGFYHYRQYSAVDLARERTFEDVWYLMFEGELPDAAQRAAFTARTAELRHLPDDLRDALPGIARSSVLAGPLAGLRTALSQAGAAAGFRPLYDLTPARRHENALAACAMVPTLLTALHRISQGQEPVEPRDDLPYAANYLHMLTGEEPDPARARAIEAYLISTVDHGFNASTFTARTIASTGADLAACLVGAVGALSGPLHGGAPSRALDALDAIGTPDRIDAWIRERVLAGERIMGFGHAVYRTEDPRSRLLRGFAESFGGPLVEFAVEVERRVVEILAELKPGRELHTNVEFYAGVVMEQCGLPREMFTPTFASARVVGWSANVLEQAEDPKIIRPAARYVGPPPPQPIPAVA, from the coding sequence ATGGCCACACCCCGGGCCGACGCCCCGGCCCCCGCCCCGCGGGGGCTCAGCGGCGTCGTCGTCACCGAGACCCGGCTGGGCGACGTACGCGGACGCGAGGGCTTCTACCACTACCGCCAGTACTCCGCGGTGGACCTCGCCCGCGAGCGCACGTTCGAGGACGTCTGGTACCTGATGTTCGAGGGCGAACTGCCGGACGCCGCGCAGCGCGCCGCGTTCACCGCGCGCACCGCGGAGCTGCGCCACCTGCCGGACGACCTGCGCGACGCGCTGCCGGGCATCGCCCGCTCCAGCGTCCTGGCGGGCCCGCTCGCCGGGCTGCGCACCGCGCTCTCCCAGGCCGGCGCGGCGGCCGGCTTCCGGCCGCTGTACGACCTCACGCCGGCGCGGCGCCACGAGAACGCGCTCGCCGCGTGCGCGATGGTGCCCACGCTGCTGACCGCGCTGCACCGCATCAGCCAGGGGCAGGAGCCGGTCGAGCCGCGCGACGACCTGCCGTACGCGGCCAACTACCTGCACATGCTCACCGGCGAGGAGCCGGACCCCGCCCGCGCGCGGGCGATCGAGGCGTACCTGATCTCCACGGTCGACCACGGCTTCAACGCCTCGACCTTCACCGCCCGGACGATCGCCTCCACCGGCGCGGACCTGGCGGCGTGCCTCGTCGGCGCGGTGGGCGCGCTGTCCGGGCCGCTGCACGGCGGCGCGCCGAGCCGCGCGCTGGACGCGCTCGACGCCATCGGCACGCCGGACCGCATCGACGCGTGGATCCGCGAACGGGTGCTGGCGGGCGAGCGGATCATGGGCTTCGGCCACGCGGTCTACCGCACGGAGGACCCGCGTTCGCGGCTGCTGCGGGGGTTCGCGGAGTCGTTCGGCGGGCCGCTGGTGGAGTTCGCGGTCGAGGTCGAGCGACGGGTGGTGGAGATCCTCGCGGAGCTGAAGCCGGGGCGGGAGCTGCACACGAACGTGGAGTTCTACGCGGGCGTGGTGATGGAGCAGTGCGGGCTGCCGCGGGAGATGTTCACGCCGACGTTCGCGTCGGCGCGCGTGGTGGGCTGGAGCGCGAACGTCCTGGAGCAGGCGGAGGACCCCAAGATCATCCGTCCCGCGGCCCGCTACGTGGGCCCGCCTCCGCCGCAGCCGATCCCGGCGGTGGCCTGA
- a CDS encoding alpha/beta fold hydrolase → MRRRHFLGAAAGAGGLAATATPYAAAASRRTGAATRTAAVHGHDDGLIRRDLTTRGADGVRIFVREVTAPRRTGRGAPLLLVHGARPDGTSAFDLPVPGGSLAADLVRATDRPVYVMDLRGFGRSDLPPGMRAPAEGAEPQVRSDAAVADIGTAVAFLRRRHRSPRLAALGWATGGHWLGMYAALHTDRITDLIVLNTLYAGTSHWPLQGELEDPGRPGEPLPQPGWRAVTADSLTARWDAGLPAGEPPDARRDPAVRAAYREAALRHGPPAGTPAPQSFRNPTGPLVDAFYLAQGRQFYDAGLIRARTLVLRGADDFWSRPEDAELLGRHLSRAAEARVRTLPGASHYLHLERPAFGRERMLAEVRDFLAG, encoded by the coding sequence ATGCGGAGACGACACTTCCTGGGCGCCGCCGCCGGCGCCGGCGGCCTCGCCGCCACGGCGACCCCCTACGCGGCCGCCGCTTCCCGCCGTACCGGCGCCGCGACGCGAACCGCGGCCGTCCACGGACACGACGACGGCCTGATACGCCGGGACCTCACGACCCGCGGCGCCGACGGCGTCCGCATCTTCGTCCGTGAGGTCACCGCCCCCCGCCGGACCGGCCGCGGAGCACCGCTGCTCCTCGTGCACGGCGCCCGGCCGGACGGCACCTCGGCGTTCGACCTCCCCGTGCCCGGCGGCTCCCTCGCCGCCGACCTCGTACGGGCCACCGACCGCCCCGTCTACGTCATGGACCTGCGCGGCTTCGGCCGCTCCGACCTGCCGCCCGGCATGCGCGCCCCGGCCGAGGGCGCCGAGCCGCAGGTCCGCTCCGACGCGGCCGTCGCCGACATCGGCACCGCCGTCGCCTTCCTCCGCCGCCGCCACCGCTCCCCGCGGCTCGCCGCCCTCGGCTGGGCGACCGGCGGGCACTGGCTGGGGATGTACGCCGCGCTGCACACCGACCGCATCACCGATCTGATCGTGCTCAACACCCTCTACGCGGGCACGAGCCACTGGCCGCTGCAGGGTGAGCTCGAGGACCCCGGCCGCCCCGGCGAGCCGCTGCCCCAGCCGGGCTGGCGCGCGGTCACGGCCGACTCGCTGACCGCCCGCTGGGATGCCGGGCTGCCCGCCGGCGAGCCACCCGACGCGCGCCGCGACCCGGCGGTACGGGCCGCGTACCGCGAGGCCGCGCTGCGCCACGGCCCGCCGGCCGGCACGCCCGCACCGCAGAGCTTCCGCAACCCGACCGGGCCGCTGGTCGACGCCTTCTACCTCGCGCAGGGGCGGCAGTTCTACGACGCCGGCCTCATCCGCGCCCGGACCCTCGTGCTCCGCGGGGCGGACGACTTCTGGTCCCGGCCCGAGGACGCCGAGCTGCTCGGGCGGCACCTCTCGCGCGCCGCGGAGGCCCGGGTGCGCACCCTGCCCGGCGCGTCGCACTACCTCCACCTGGAGCGCCCGGCCTTCGGTCGCGAGCGGATGCTGGCCGAGGTACGGGACTTCCTCGCCGGCTGA
- a CDS encoding LysR family transcriptional regulator: MELRQLRYFVAVAEELHFGRAAGRLGIAQPALSQQIRRLETGLGVELLTRNRRRVALSPAGAAFLPEARETVARAAHAARVAQRTAAGELGRLALGFVGSVTDELLPRAMPVMRARYPGLDVALRELTSSEQLAGLARGDLDLGLLRPPSPLPAGLRTRLLTREPLVAALPAGHRLAGLPRLGAADLRGEPFVLFPRAKGAWLHDLITDYCRGDGGPPPEVAQEAVMMQTITALVAAGTGVSLVPASQRALARPGVAFRPLVSAPVVDLVAAWPHAHPNPARAAALEVLTAVAPAPGSAARGPWPES, translated from the coding sequence ATGGAGCTGCGTCAGTTGCGATACTTCGTCGCCGTCGCCGAGGAGCTGCACTTCGGCCGGGCAGCGGGCCGGCTGGGCATCGCCCAGCCCGCGCTCTCCCAGCAGATCCGGCGGCTGGAGACCGGCCTCGGGGTGGAGCTGCTGACCCGCAACCGCCGGCGGGTCGCGCTGAGCCCGGCGGGGGCGGCGTTCCTGCCGGAGGCGCGGGAGACGGTCGCCCGCGCCGCGCACGCGGCGCGCGTGGCGCAGCGCACGGCGGCCGGCGAACTCGGGCGGCTCGCGCTGGGCTTCGTCGGCTCGGTGACGGACGAACTGCTGCCCCGCGCGATGCCGGTGATGCGGGCGCGGTACCCCGGCCTGGACGTCGCGCTGCGCGAGCTGACCAGCTCCGAGCAACTGGCCGGCCTCGCGCGCGGCGACCTGGACCTCGGCCTCCTCCGCCCGCCGTCACCCCTCCCGGCGGGTCTGCGCACCCGGCTGCTCACCCGGGAGCCGCTGGTCGCCGCGCTCCCCGCCGGCCACCGTCTCGCCGGGCTGCCCCGCCTCGGGGCCGCGGACCTGCGCGGCGAGCCCTTCGTCCTCTTCCCGCGGGCGAAGGGCGCCTGGCTGCACGACCTCATCACCGACTACTGCCGCGGCGACGGCGGCCCGCCGCCCGAGGTGGCGCAGGAGGCGGTGATGATGCAGACGATCACGGCCCTGGTGGCGGCGGGCACGGGCGTCTCCCTCGTGCCCGCCTCCCAGCGAGCCCTGGCCCGGCCGGGGGTGGCCTTCCGTCCGCTGGTGTCCGCGCCCGTGGTGGACCTGGTGGCCGCCTGGCCGCACGCCCACCCCAACCCGGCCCGCGCGGCGGCCCTGGAGGTGCTGACCGCGGTCGCGCCTGCGCCGGGGTCCGCGGCGCGGGGCCCGTGGCCGGAGAGCTGA
- a CDS encoding SWF or SNF family helicase, translating into MMTEQEELTFEALPPSQGRGFARTWWGRAWQQALEDTVLDATLLRRGRKHARAGAVGAVAVRPGRITARVLGADRTPYRTDVLVQQLDDADWERLLDTIADRAGHIAALLDRDMPPELDEDAAAAGVSLLPGIGDLQPECGCGEWDHCEHTAALSYLVARLLDADPFVLLLMRGRGEARLLADLQERSAARAEQDTGPGGAPGVRADVAYAEAGSLPPLPAVGPVAGAGTPPVLTGGAEPAAGLDVAALEFLAADTAVRARRLLADALAPDHGRTPPPPELTVSQDAVRMAAGGPAARIAVRLARGTGRDRGGMERAVRAWRHGGAAGLAVLEEDWTPDPAALARATDQLAAAWEPGSRPRLRAAGGRWTAVGTGAQLRYGPDGRWWPYRKEGTAWTPAGPPAPDPATALATVLEDA; encoded by the coding sequence GTGATGACGGAGCAGGAGGAGCTGACCTTCGAGGCGCTGCCGCCGAGCCAGGGCCGCGGGTTCGCCCGTACGTGGTGGGGGCGGGCCTGGCAGCAGGCGCTGGAGGACACGGTGCTGGACGCCACGCTGCTGCGCCGCGGGCGCAAGCACGCGCGCGCGGGCGCGGTGGGCGCCGTCGCGGTGCGACCGGGGCGGATCACGGCGCGGGTGCTGGGCGCGGACCGGACGCCGTACCGCACGGACGTGCTCGTGCAGCAACTCGATGACGCCGACTGGGAGCGGCTGCTGGACACCATCGCCGACCGCGCGGGGCACATCGCGGCGCTGCTGGACCGGGACATGCCGCCGGAGCTGGACGAGGACGCGGCGGCGGCCGGGGTGTCGCTGCTGCCAGGCATCGGTGACCTGCAGCCGGAGTGCGGGTGCGGGGAGTGGGACCACTGCGAGCACACGGCGGCGCTGAGCTATCTGGTCGCGCGGCTACTGGACGCGGACCCGTTCGTGCTGCTGCTGATGCGGGGGCGGGGCGAGGCGCGGCTGCTGGCGGACCTGCAGGAGCGCAGCGCGGCGCGGGCGGAGCAGGACACGGGTCCCGGCGGCGCGCCGGGCGTGCGGGCCGACGTGGCGTACGCGGAGGCGGGCTCGCTGCCGCCGCTGCCCGCGGTGGGACCGGTCGCAGGGGCCGGTACGCCCCCGGTGCTCACCGGCGGCGCGGAGCCGGCGGCGGGGCTGGACGTGGCGGCGCTGGAGTTCCTGGCCGCGGACACGGCGGTACGGGCCCGGCGGCTGCTGGCCGACGCGCTGGCGCCGGACCATGGCCGTACGCCGCCGCCGCCGGAGCTGACGGTGTCACAGGACGCGGTGCGGATGGCGGCGGGCGGGCCGGCGGCGCGTATCGCCGTACGGCTGGCCCGGGGCACCGGGCGGGACCGGGGCGGGATGGAGCGGGCGGTTCGCGCCTGGCGGCACGGCGGGGCCGCGGGCCTCGCGGTGCTGGAGGAGGACTGGACGCCGGACCCGGCGGCCCTGGCCCGCGCCACGGACCAGTTGGCCGCCGCCTGGGAACCGGGCAGCCGCCCCCGCCTGCGCGCGGCGGGCGGCCGCTGGACGGCGGTGGGCACCGGCGCCCAGCTCCGCTACGGCCCGGACGGCCGCTGGTGGCCGTACCGCAAGGAGGGCACCGCCTGGACCCCGGCGGGCCCCCCGGCCCCGGACCCGGCGACGGCGCTGGCAACGGTCCTGGAGGACGCCTGA
- a CDS encoding DEAD/DEAH box helicase has translation MTALPPLSRCAALFLSADPARTGRMAFWLPDQAYDPATGPATHPAGPPDHARGTRAELTVAVPGGGAREVPALLLSAADAVPVLTRARAAHAAGADGVHPAAVFWGTAALLALRLAARGKLLPGLSEGAYDAWRCGPLGEDDVRDLRELAAAMPPEAHAAPQPADGPPGAPLLLPEPGHLLRAFLDAVADGLPRSPAAVLAAGGRAFAAPEPRHVPEQRAWADDVAAGHDAGVRVSLRIDMDTTGARPAFRAVVQLHGTADPTLLADAADVWAGTAAHFGPGARMQALLTLRRAAHAWDALAPLLSAAVPDAVDLGDEDLAALLGPGARDLAAAGVEIHWPRDLTRHLTARAVVGPADDPDGRHPGPSYLSADALVAFGWRYAVGDVELTRAELDRLAEAARPVVRLRDRWVLVDPESVRRALDRKDADLTPVDALGAALTGQIDDPAVPGGHVEVAASGWLDTLRKRIADPERQTEPTAPPAALAATLRDYQLRGLGWLRRMTSLGLGACLADDMGLGKTVTLISLHLDRQERDETAGPTLVVCPASLLGNWQREIERFAPGTPVRRFHGGGRSLDALAGGEFVLTTYGTMRLDAERLAEAGWSLVVADEAQHVKNPFSATARALRTIPSRARVALTGTPVENNLSELWAILDWTTPGLLGPLRRFRTRYADAAESGADADAAERLARLVRPFLLRRRKSDPGIAPELPRKTETDRAVALTPEQAGLYEAVVRETLAAIAEADAMARRGLILKLMTALKQICNHPAQYLKEDDPRISGRSGKLELLDELLDVILAEGGGALVFTQYVQMARLLRTHLAARGVPVQLLHGGTPVAERDELVRRFQDCPPDEAPPVFLLSLKAAGTGLNLTRAGHVVHYDRWWNPAVEAQATDRAYRIGQTQPVQVHRLVAEGTIEDRIAQMLQHKQGLADSVLGGGEAAITELSDRELAELVRLAGPRGGE, from the coding sequence GTGACCGCCCTTCCCCCGCTCTCCCGCTGCGCCGCCCTTTTCCTCTCCGCCGACCCCGCTCGCACGGGCCGGATGGCCTTCTGGCTCCCGGACCAGGCTTACGACCCCGCCACCGGCCCCGCCACCCACCCCGCCGGCCCGCCCGACCATGCCCGCGGCACCCGCGCCGAGCTGACCGTCGCCGTCCCCGGCGGCGGCGCCCGCGAGGTGCCGGCGCTGCTGCTGTCCGCCGCGGACGCGGTGCCCGTGCTCACCCGCGCCCGGGCGGCGCACGCCGCCGGCGCGGACGGCGTGCACCCGGCCGCGGTGTTCTGGGGCACCGCCGCACTGCTGGCGCTGCGCCTCGCCGCCCGCGGCAAGCTGCTGCCGGGGCTGAGCGAGGGCGCGTACGACGCCTGGCGCTGCGGCCCGCTGGGCGAGGACGACGTACGGGACCTGCGGGAGCTGGCGGCGGCGATGCCGCCGGAGGCGCACGCGGCGCCGCAGCCGGCGGACGGCCCACCGGGTGCACCGCTTCTCCTCCCCGAGCCCGGGCACCTGCTGCGCGCCTTCCTGGACGCCGTCGCCGACGGCCTGCCCCGCTCCCCCGCCGCCGTGCTCGCCGCCGGCGGCCGGGCCTTCGCCGCGCCCGAGCCGCGCCACGTCCCCGAGCAGCGCGCCTGGGCCGACGACGTCGCCGCCGGACACGACGCGGGCGTACGCGTCTCCCTGCGCATCGACATGGACACCACCGGCGCCCGCCCGGCCTTCCGCGCCGTCGTCCAACTGCACGGCACCGCCGACCCCACCCTCCTCGCCGACGCCGCCGACGTCTGGGCCGGCACGGCGGCGCACTTCGGCCCCGGCGCCCGCATGCAGGCCCTGCTCACGCTCCGCCGCGCCGCCCACGCCTGGGACGCCCTCGCCCCGCTGCTCTCCGCCGCCGTGCCCGACGCCGTCGACCTCGGCGACGAGGACCTGGCCGCGCTCCTCGGCCCGGGGGCCCGCGACCTGGCCGCGGCCGGCGTCGAGATCCACTGGCCCCGCGACCTGACCCGCCACCTCACCGCCCGCGCCGTCGTCGGCCCCGCCGACGACCCGGACGGCCGGCACCCCGGCCCCTCCTACCTGTCCGCCGACGCGCTCGTCGCGTTCGGCTGGCGCTACGCGGTCGGCGACGTGGAGCTGACCCGCGCCGAGCTGGACCGGCTCGCCGAGGCCGCCCGCCCGGTGGTGCGGCTGCGCGACCGCTGGGTGCTGGTCGACCCCGAGTCCGTACGCCGCGCGCTGGACCGCAAGGACGCCGACCTCACCCCCGTCGACGCCCTCGGCGCCGCGCTCACCGGCCAGATCGACGACCCGGCCGTGCCCGGCGGGCACGTCGAGGTCGCCGCGAGCGGCTGGCTCGACACGCTGCGCAAGCGCATCGCGGACCCCGAGCGGCAGACCGAGCCGACCGCCCCGCCCGCGGCCCTCGCGGCGACCCTGCGCGACTACCAGTTGCGCGGGCTCGGCTGGCTGCGCCGGATGACCTCGCTCGGCCTCGGCGCCTGCCTCGCGGACGACATGGGCCTGGGCAAGACCGTCACGCTCATCTCCCTGCACCTCGACCGGCAGGAGCGGGACGAGACCGCGGGCCCCACGCTGGTGGTCTGCCCGGCCTCGCTGCTGGGCAACTGGCAGCGGGAGATCGAGCGCTTCGCCCCCGGCACGCCCGTGCGCCGCTTCCACGGCGGCGGGCGTTCGCTGGACGCCCTGGCGGGCGGCGAGTTCGTCCTCACGACGTACGGGACGATGCGGCTCGACGCCGAGCGTCTCGCCGAGGCCGGCTGGTCCCTGGTCGTCGCCGACGAGGCCCAGCACGTGAAGAACCCGTTCTCGGCGACCGCCAGGGCGCTGCGCACCATCCCCTCCCGGGCGCGGGTCGCGCTGACCGGCACGCCGGTGGAGAACAACCTCTCCGAGCTGTGGGCGATCCTCGACTGGACGACTCCGGGGCTGCTCGGCCCGCTGCGCCGGTTCCGTACGCGCTACGCCGACGCGGCCGAGTCGGGTGCGGACGCCGACGCCGCCGAGCGGCTGGCCCGGCTCGTCCGCCCCTTCCTGCTGCGCCGCCGCAAGTCCGACCCGGGCATCGCGCCGGAGCTGCCGCGCAAGACCGAGACCGACCGGGCCGTGGCCCTCACGCCCGAACAGGCCGGGCTCTACGAGGCGGTGGTGCGCGAGACGCTGGCGGCGATCGCCGAGGCGGACGCCATGGCCAGACGCGGGCTGATCCTGAAGCTGATGACCGCCCTGAAGCAGATCTGCAACCACCCCGCGCAGTACCTCAAGGAGGACGACCCGCGCATCTCCGGGCGCTCGGGGAAGCTCGAACTCCTCGACGAGCTGCTGGACGTGATCCTCGCCGAAGGCGGCGGCGCGCTGGTCTTCACCCAGTACGTGCAGATGGCCCGGCTGCTGCGGACCCACCTCGCCGCCCGCGGCGTACCCGTCCAACTGCTCCACGGCGGAACGCCGGTGGCGGAGCGCGACGAGCTGGTACGGCGCTTCCAGGACTGCCCTCCGGACGAGGCCCCGCCGGTCTTCCTGCTCTCGCTGAAGGCCGCGGGCACCGGCCTCAACCTCACCCGCGCCGGCCACGTCGTGCACTACGACCGCTGGTGGAACCCCGCCGTCGAGGCACAGGCCACCGACCGCGCGTACCGCATCGGGCAGACGCAGCCCGTGCAGGTCCACCGGCTGGTCGCCGAGGGCACCATCGAGGACCGTATCGCGCAGATGCTCCAGCACAAGCAGGGCCTCGCGGACTCCGTCCTCGGCGGCGGCGAGGCGGCGATCACCGAACTGTCCGACCGTGAACTGGCGGAGCTGGTCCGGCTGGCCGGGCCGCGAGGGGGCGAGTGA